The genomic stretch GTATAGGGCGGCCAACGCCCGGCCGGCTGCCGGCCCCATCGGGATCGGGCGCTGCCGTGGAAAATTGCGGGCCCGGATCCACCGTGCTTCGGTGCGCGCACCTACCTTCGGCACACCAACTCAAACCCTCGACACATGAAATCAGCCCTACGCTTCGCCTTCGCACTCGCGTTGGTAGCCGTCACCGCGCGTGCCAGCGCGCAGCGCTACCTCACCGAGGTCTTCAGCGATGCCAACATCACCATCACCAACGATGTGATCTACGGCACCAACATCGACTTCCTCACCAGCAACTTCGCCTCGCCCAACGTCACCGCGAACATCACCGAGCTGCAAACAGCAGTGACCCTGGGCAACCCCATCCCGTCGGCCTACTTCGATCCCGCCGATGGCAGCACCGCCGTGAAGGTGACCAACCTGCGAATGGATGTGTACCAGCCCGATCCGGCCATCGATCCGCTGGAGCGGCGACCTTTGGTGGTGTACATCCATACCGGCAATGCCTTGCCTCCCCCAATCAACGGAAGCCCCAATGGCACACGGAAGGACAGCAGCGCTGTGGAGAACTGCAAGCGCTTCGCCCGACGGGGCTACGTGGCCGTAAGCATGAGCTACCGCCTAGGCTGGAATCCGCTGGCCGCCACAGAGCTCGAACGCCGCAGCAGCTTGCTCAACGCCATCTACCGCGCCCTGCAGGATGTGCGGCATTGCATTCGCTCACTCAAGCGCGATGCGGGCCAAGGCAGCAACACTTACGGCATCTGCGCAGATCGCATCATCGTCGTGGGCGAAGGCACAGGCGGCTACATCTCATTAGCCAACGCCACCTTGGATGATCCTGCGGAACTCTACATCGAGAAATTCAGGCCCGACCCCTTCGATCCCACGGTCAGCTTCGTGGACAGCCTGCAAGTGGGGAATATTCACGGACTGGGCGGACAGCTGAACCTTTACCGGCCGAACGGCTGGGGCTATGAGAGCCAGTTCTGCGTGAATCTCGGTGGCGCGCTCGCCGACACAAGCTGGCTTGATGCTGGCGACGTTCCGATGGTGGCATTCCATACGGTATTCGATCCGTTCGCTCCGTTCACCGAGGGTATCGTGATCGTGCCCACCACCGGCGGCCCGGTGGTGCCTGTGCAGGGCAGCAATCTGTTCATGGAACTGGTGAATGATTACGGCAACAACGCCAGCTTCGCCTCCCTGCCAGATGGCGACCCCTACACCGACCGAGCGCGCGACCTCTATGGCAGCACCCAGACGCACGGTGCCAACAGCGTTCAGATCCGCACCGATGTAGAGGGCCTCTTCCCCCTGATTCGCCCGCAATGGCCTGCGCCCGCGCAGGAAGAAGCCAGCCCCTGGCAGTGGTGGGACCCGAACGGCGCCCTCGCGCAGACCGTGGTCAGCGCCGGGCCTCCGCCCATCACCGCAGGCCAGGCCGCCAGCGCCAGCAACCCGGATATGAGCCCGACGAAGGGCCGGGCGTACCTGGACACCATCCATGGCTACCTGAATCTCCGCATCGTGACGGCCTTGCAACTGGCAGATCCATGCACATTCGTCAGTGTCGACGAGGTCACGAACAATGATGTGGTGAGCATTTGGCCCAACCCAGCCACATATGACGTAAGCGTGAATGCGACTAACCTCGTGCGCCGCTACCGCCTGCTCGACATCAATGGCCGCACCGTAGCCACCGGCAATCCGGCTGCGCAGCAATTCACCATTGAGCGCATCGGGCTCGTGGCTGGAACCTACCTGGTTGAATTGGAAGTGGAGAACGGCCGCATCGTGCGCAAGCTGATGCTCGACTAATCCTCGTGCTACGGAATGGAGAAGGGCCTTCGCCAACCGGCGCAGGCCCTTTTCCTTGCAGCAATCCCGCAGTTTAATAGAGTATGCGATCGTCAGCCGTACTCAGCTACTTTTGAACGCAAACCGACTTGCGATGGCCAAGACCCTTTTCCTGTCAAGCCTCATCTTACTAGGAAACTCAATCGACTCCTTAGCACAGCTTTCAGTACAGTGGGCCCAATGCTACGGTGGACCGAGCGTGGAGCTTGGGTTATCAATCATCGAAACCAGCGATGGTGGCTATGTTATGAATGGGTTCGCGTCAAGTGAAGGGGGGCAGGTACAAGGGCACCATGGTGGAGCAGATGTTTGGATTGTTAGAGTCACAAGTGACGGCACCCTTGCTTGGCAGCGATGCCTGGGCGGGTCCTTGGACGAGACTTATAGCACCATTATCCCTGGTACGGACTCAGGATACATCGTACTCACGCGAACAGCATCAACAGACGGAGATGTCACCGGGCATAACGGTGACACCGATTTGTGGATTATCAAACTCAACGACGCTGGAGGAATTGAATGGAAGTACTGCCTTGGCGGAAATGGATCGGAGTATTCAAGTCAATTCCCATCCATCAGACCTACAATCGACGGAGGTTACATTATTGCCGGTACCTCAAGTTCAACTAACGGTTCCTTCTCAACCAACCATGGTCAATTGGATGCTTGGGCCATCAAATTGAGTTCGTCTGGAATCGTGGAGTGGCAGCGCTTGTACGGCGGAACGATGGACGATGGCGCGCACCACGTCTTAACCCTGGAGGATGGCGGTTACCTTCTGCTCGGTTACACAACCTCACCGAACACAGGTGATGTTTCTGGCTGGCACGGTGAAAGCGACATCTGGGTGCTGAGACTGGACGCCAGCGGCAACATCGTATGGCAAAAGTGCCTTGGAGGCGCGGAGAGTGATTCAGGTGAGTCTCTCTTGAGCTTGACCGATGACTCGGGCTTTATCGTAGGTGGCGAAGTAAACTATTCAACGCCTGGCAATCACGGCGACATCACCGGTTATCACGGCGAATTTGATGTCTGGATTGTCAAACTCGATGCCTTCGGAAACCTAATCTGGGAGAACTGCCTTGGAGGCGATGACTCTGATCTGCTGCGCGGTTTGGGTTCATGGGCAACACCATTGTTAGAAATGGGCAATGGCAATATCCTAGTTTCCGCGAACACCGGATCAAGCAACAATAGTGGCGACGTGCAAGGCCATAACGGCAACTACGATTACTGGCTGATTGAGCTAAATGCCGCTGGTGCAATCGTGAACTCCGTTTGTCAAGGCAGCACAGGTTTCGAAGGTGAGGCTGATTGGTCCCCTATGGTCTTGACGGATAATCCGAATACCCATCTGCTGTTCGGTACTTCCACCATAGACCTCGACAATCCATCAACAACCGACATTGTTTGCTCGAGTTTCACGTTAGGAGGTGGCTCGATTTGGACACAAGTGCTTGGGGGTTCTTCGATGGACTATGCGACCTGCGCCATCCGCAAGAGCAACGGGAGCATTGCTCTCTGCGGCACTACGAGCTCGAATGATGGCCTCTTCGCGCAACAGAACAGCGGCGAGATGGATACTTGGATTTTAGAACTTGACATGTCCTCGTCTATTAATTGTTGTAATGCTCTGGATTTTTCGATGCAACCCAATCCCGCAACCAGTCACGTGAACGTCTCCTGCGCGCAGGGCTTGGTGCGCCGCTTCCGCCTGCTCGACATCAACGGCCGCGTGGTTGCCGCTGGCAATCCTGCCGCGCAACGCTTCGTGATAGAACGTAAGGGGCTCAGCCCCGGCACCTATCTGGTGGAATTGGAACTGGAGCATGGCCGCGCGATGCGCAAACTGATGCTCGATTGACCGTTCCGCGACGAAATGGGGAAGGGCTTCTGCCATGCGGCAGAGGCCCTTTTCTTTGCGGGGGAATGCAGGTTGGCCCAACGCACAGGCCACGGCGCGTTGAGGGGTTGAGGGTTGAATCCCTCACGGTCAACCTATCCATCGCGAAGCAACCGGCGCCTCGGGCACTGACCAAGCCAATAACCCTCAACCTGCGCAACCTTCCACCCCCCAACCTGCCATTCCACCCATGCAGCGCATCACCGAGAGCGAATCACGCCACCACGACCTGGAGCTGAAGACCACTCGCGAATTGCTCGAGGGCATCAACAGCGAGGACCGGGGCGTGGCGGAGGCCGTGG from Flavobacteriales bacterium encodes the following:
- a CDS encoding T9SS type A sorting domain-containing protein, with translation MKSALRFAFALALVAVTARASAQRYLTEVFSDANITITNDVIYGTNIDFLTSNFASPNVTANITELQTAVTLGNPIPSAYFDPADGSTAVKVTNLRMDVYQPDPAIDPLERRPLVVYIHTGNALPPPINGSPNGTRKDSSAVENCKRFARRGYVAVSMSYRLGWNPLAATELERRSSLLNAIYRALQDVRHCIRSLKRDAGQGSNTYGICADRIIVVGEGTGGYISLANATLDDPAELYIEKFRPDPFDPTVSFVDSLQVGNIHGLGGQLNLYRPNGWGYESQFCVNLGGALADTSWLDAGDVPMVAFHTVFDPFAPFTEGIVIVPTTGGPVVPVQGSNLFMELVNDYGNNASFASLPDGDPYTDRARDLYGSTQTHGANSVQIRTDVEGLFPLIRPQWPAPAQEEASPWQWWDPNGALAQTVVSAGPPPITAGQAASASNPDMSPTKGRAYLDTIHGYLNLRIVTALQLADPCTFVSVDEVTNNDVVSIWPNPATYDVSVNATNLVRRYRLLDINGRTVATGNPAAQQFTIERIGLVAGTYLVELEVENGRIVRKLMLD
- a CDS encoding T9SS type A sorting domain-containing protein, whose amino-acid sequence is MAKTLFLSSLILLGNSIDSLAQLSVQWAQCYGGPSVELGLSIIETSDGGYVMNGFASSEGGQVQGHHGGADVWIVRVTSDGTLAWQRCLGGSLDETYSTIIPGTDSGYIVLTRTASTDGDVTGHNGDTDLWIIKLNDAGGIEWKYCLGGNGSEYSSQFPSIRPTIDGGYIIAGTSSSTNGSFSTNHGQLDAWAIKLSSSGIVEWQRLYGGTMDDGAHHVLTLEDGGYLLLGYTTSPNTGDVSGWHGESDIWVLRLDASGNIVWQKCLGGAESDSGESLLSLTDDSGFIVGGEVNYSTPGNHGDITGYHGEFDVWIVKLDAFGNLIWENCLGGDDSDLLRGLGSWATPLLEMGNGNILVSANTGSSNNSGDVQGHNGNYDYWLIELNAAGAIVNSVCQGSTGFEGEADWSPMVLTDNPNTHLLFGTSTIDLDNPSTTDIVCSSFTLGGGSIWTQVLGGSSMDYATCAIRKSNGSIALCGTTSSNDGLFAQQNSGEMDTWILELDMSSSINCCNALDFSMQPNPATSHVNVSCAQGLVRRFRLLDINGRVVAAGNPAAQRFVIERKGLSPGTYLVELELEHGRAMRKLMLD